In Trifolium pratense cultivar HEN17-A07 linkage group LG7, ARS_RC_1.1, whole genome shotgun sequence, a genomic segment contains:
- the LOC123895090 gene encoding vacuolar protein sorting-associated protein 32 homolog 2: MFTRIFGKPKQETSALATIDKLNETLEMLEKKEKVLLKKASAEVEKAKEFTRAKNKRAAIQCLKRKRLYEQQVEQLGNFQLRIHDQMIMLEGAKATTETVDALRTGASAMKAMQKATNIDDVDKTMDEINEQTENMKQIQEALSAPIGAAADFDEDELEAELEELEGAELEEQLLQPATTAPAAAVHTPAGRQPTRPVSVQRTAEEDELAALQAEMAL; encoded by the exons ATGTTTACCCGAATTTTTGGTAAACCTAAACAAGAAACAAGTGCTCTAGCAACTATAGACAAGTTAAATGAG ACACTTGAAATGCTAGAGAAGAAGGAGAAAGTGCTACTTAAAAAGGCTTCAGCAGAAGTTGAAAAAGCCAAAGAATTCACTAGGGCAAAGAATAAAAGGG CGGCGATACAATGTTTGAAGAGGAAGAGGCTATATGAACAGCAAGTAGAGCAGCTTGGAAACTTCCAATTGCGTATCCATGACCAG ATGATAATGTTGGAAGGAGCCAAGGCGACTACAGAAACGGTTGACGCTTTGAGAACTGGAGCATCTGCTATGAAAGCTATGCAAAAAGCAAC TAATATTGATGATGTTGACAAAACCATGGATGAGATCAATGAACAAACAGAGAATATGAAACAGATTCAGGAAGCATTGTCAGCTCCAATCGGTGCAGCTGCCGACTTTGATGAG GATGAATTGGAAGCAGAACTTGAAGAGCTAGAGGGTGCTGAATTGGAAGAACAACTTCTTCAGCCTGCAACTACAGCTCCAGCAGCAGCAGTGCATACCCCAGCTGGGCGGCAACCTACCCGCCCTGTGTCTGTGCAACGCACAGCTGAAGAAGATGAATTGGCGGCTTTGCAGGCTGAGATGGCACTTTGA